From a single Deinococcota bacterium genomic region:
- a CDS encoding MbcA/ParS/Xre antitoxin family protein produces MFDALESAADWLRSENLSLGGRTPLEYADTEIGAREVENLLGRIEYGVYS; encoded by the coding sequence GTGTTTGACGCTCTCGAGAGCGCGGCGGACTGGCTCAGGAGCGAGAATCTCAGCCTTGGCGGGAGGACGCCGCTCGAGTACGCCGACACGGAGATCGGCGCGCGGGAGGTCGAGAACCTCTTGGGACGCATCGAATACGGGGTTTATAGTTGA